A window of the Gloeobacter morelensis MG652769 genome harbors these coding sequences:
- a CDS encoding type IV secretion system protein: MYDFLPLLAQIDLSGGEISLPGAIVKQINAQLVSLTAVFEGSLLPVTRGIGIGFAVIFLILHAVKSFWTLATGESQSLAVPISTAVLRFMVVMALLTGGAKPSTVGLPLNNAGQYTAQVAPVGPGELAPGDNYTAIAWGISAVFEGFLEAAELGTLSGLMMARADWPVCVVNVPDSLTMPPSQSQAQGSAAGSNQTNANQVTTKCYDTKKPAAEQKPTPETQNWLQAAGSWVSGVGQKAADAAMVLFNSGMSYLAGSLITLVQLMVGPIVLVAMIIHKLVQIMLWVIGPITVGLFIWDPKYFGSWIEQYIQVSLWPIITQLMVAMISFMKVGTTVNPGNPASAWLSAAFCLAIMFGLLWVPKVAAFSQGLVAQVGTGLMAATVGSGVAVTAKGAAGATKGAMDAVDRKKAENYASDRYAKNYDRMMGDYKADPQGSVGKAYMGAVDKGGFTGTPEQWISRQASQNAMRDVRDAKFVAKMTGNRRYDPDFSEGSASKGRGSGTNGDGGSAGSTKAPSDPNGGGPKGAGGKSNVPDSGSGGGEVKADKQAGSTEKSDTSGSSKNMDAKSTDVVTPDGSGKAGGQKASGPLSGQAQKSAAPSTSDRDSRGGADGKAVSPAAGEATQNGSAIRKKAESTSPTSPTSPTSPTSPTSPTGNQQAEPQILGQARSEAPEEIRNRGADGSAQEPAVEQGQSPDDSSPGVAQNGEEAAVQTEGMGPAEDPVSNQGSQNEPMSQSAENDAKETSGGSSETSSAPEPQTQVTKQQEGVQQQAAGGMEKPHDPRAADTERYNSIVKGSSSNTKRKDAFNEEWKDRTNMTLDVELLRVRRQTKLDQSNRGVFWGLKNTDGYSVYLDPGFNLTTEAAEAMYDKRGDGEYITGMIRPAQVDSDGRLISKGEVEAD; encoded by the coding sequence ATGTATGACTTTTTGCCGTTGCTCGCCCAGATAGATCTCTCGGGCGGAGAAATCTCTTTGCCGGGGGCCATCGTCAAGCAGATTAACGCTCAGCTGGTGAGCCTGACGGCTGTCTTTGAGGGGAGCCTGCTACCGGTCACCCGCGGCATCGGAATTGGCTTCGCGGTCATCTTCCTTATATTGCATGCGGTGAAAAGTTTCTGGACCCTCGCCACGGGTGAATCTCAGAGCCTGGCGGTGCCGATATCGACGGCGGTGCTGCGCTTCATGGTGGTGATGGCGTTGCTCACCGGCGGGGCCAAACCGTCGACTGTGGGCCTGCCCCTCAACAACGCCGGCCAATACACAGCACAGGTGGCGCCGGTTGGCCCGGGCGAACTGGCACCGGGCGACAACTACACAGCAATTGCCTGGGGAATATCAGCGGTGTTCGAAGGGTTTCTCGAAGCAGCCGAACTGGGCACTTTATCGGGATTGATGATGGCTAGGGCTGACTGGCCCGTGTGTGTGGTGAACGTGCCGGATTCGCTCACGATGCCGCCGTCGCAATCACAGGCGCAAGGGTCTGCAGCCGGGTCGAATCAGACCAACGCCAACCAAGTCACCACCAAGTGCTACGACACCAAAAAGCCCGCCGCTGAACAAAAACCGACACCCGAAACACAGAATTGGTTGCAGGCGGCGGGATCTTGGGTAAGTGGCGTGGGGCAAAAAGCTGCCGACGCCGCGATGGTGCTGTTCAATTCGGGGATGAGCTATCTGGCCGGTTCGCTCATCACCCTGGTACAGCTGATGGTCGGTCCGATCGTCCTGGTTGCGATGATCATCCACAAGCTAGTGCAGATTATGCTCTGGGTGATCGGACCTATCACCGTGGGGCTTTTTATCTGGGATCCCAAGTACTTCGGATCGTGGATCGAGCAGTACATCCAGGTGAGCTTGTGGCCCATCATCACCCAACTGATGGTAGCGATGATCTCTTTTATGAAAGTCGGCACCACCGTCAACCCAGGCAACCCGGCCTCGGCCTGGCTATCGGCCGCTTTCTGCTTGGCCATCATGTTCGGGCTTTTGTGGGTGCCCAAGGTAGCAGCCTTCTCCCAAGGGTTGGTCGCCCAGGTAGGAACCGGGCTGATGGCCGCGACTGTGGGCTCAGGTGTAGCAGTGACGGCCAAGGGCGCAGCGGGAGCGACCAAGGGTGCCATGGACGCTGTCGATAGAAAAAAAGCTGAAAACTACGCCTCAGACCGGTACGCCAAAAACTACGACAGGATGATGGGTGATTACAAAGCGGATCCCCAGGGTTCGGTCGGCAAAGCGTATATGGGTGCAGTCGACAAGGGTGGGTTCACCGGTACGCCCGAGCAGTGGATATCCAGGCAGGCGTCCCAAAATGCGATGCGCGACGTGCGCGACGCAAAATTTGTCGCCAAGATGACGGGCAACAGAAGGTACGACCCAGACTTCTCCGAAGGATCTGCTTCAAAGGGGAGGGGGAGCGGCACGAATGGCGACGGTGGATCTGCGGGATCTACAAAAGCGCCGTCGGATCCGAACGGTGGAGGCCCGAAAGGCGCGGGAGGGAAATCGAACGTCCCTGACAGCGGTTCGGGGGGAGGGGAGGTGAAAGCGGACAAGCAGGCTGGAAGCACCGAGAAATCGGACACCTCAGGCTCTTCGAAGAATATGGACGCAAAGAGCACTGACGTTGTCACCCCAGATGGCAGCGGCAAGGCAGGAGGCCAGAAGGCGTCAGGGCCGCTTAGCGGCCAAGCGCAAAAATCGGCTGCTCCCAGCACCAGCGACAGGGACAGTCGCGGCGGGGCAGATGGCAAAGCGGTGTCGCCAGCTGCAGGGGAGGCGACGCAGAACGGATCCGCGATCAGGAAAAAGGCGGAAAGCACCAGCCCAACCAGCCCAACCAGCCCAACCAGCCCAACCAGCCCAACCAGCCCGACCGGCAACCAGCAAGCAGAGCCACAAATCTTGGGACAAGCAAGATCAGAAGCGCCAGAGGAAATTAGGAATCGAGGTGCCGATGGCAGTGCGCAGGAACCAGCAGTCGAACAAGGTCAATCGCCAGACGACAGTTCGCCGGGGGTTGCCCAGAATGGTGAAGAAGCGGCAGTTCAAACTGAGGGTATGGGACCTGCAGAAGACCCGGTATCGAATCAAGGCAGCCAGAATGAACCGATGTCGCAATCAGCTGAAAATGATGCCAAGGAGACCTCTGGAGGTTCGAGCGAAACCTCTTCTGCCCCTGAACCGCAAACACAAGTAACGAAGCAGCAGGAGGGTGTGCAGCAGCAAGCGGCAGGCGGCATGGAGAAGCCCCATGACCCGCGAGCGGCGGACACCGAACGCTACAATTCGATCGTCAAAGGAAGCAGTAGCAATACAAAGAGGAAGGACGCATTTAACGAAGAGTGGAAGGATAGAACCAATATGACCCTCGATGTCGAACTTCTGAGAGTCAGGCGCCAGACAAAGCTGGACCAGAGCAACAGGGGGGTTTTCTGGGGACTCAAAAACACAGACGGCTATTCTGTGTATTTAGACCCAGGTTTTAACCTGACGACTGAAGCGGCGGAGGCGATGTACGACAAGCGTGGCGACGGTGAATACATTACGGGTATGATCAGACCAGCGCAGGTCGATTCGGATGGCCGCTTGATCAGCAAAGGCGAAGTCGAAGCGGATTAA
- a CDS encoding J domain-containing protein, with product MRDHYQILGLHKTATTQQIRQRIEDLLRAYPESTPQGQKLLEIHAVLVNPWSRWAYDRSLGQRPKKKNAGWMVLEQCAGTVKKFVVYSIGRILLEIWRNIVRVWKVAKLRLLWNYLLTLITFSIINFWVTLGHPLPIPLPIHVMILWIAKDWTVFFNLQDILNKYEVASIDLWPDEDAEFFSSLFAMVFCIWWAFKFNFFLAAVMSGPPMWLVWVWLMVRFERRQVRKFEKLENFTWQSDKDRTRSENQPMS from the coding sequence ATGCGCGACCACTACCAGATCCTCGGACTTCACAAAACAGCGACAACCCAGCAGATCCGGCAACGGATCGAAGATCTGCTACGGGCTTACCCCGAATCGACTCCCCAGGGCCAGAAACTGCTTGAGATCCACGCAGTGCTCGTTAACCCATGGTCGCGGTGGGCTTATGACCGGTCGCTGGGGCAGAGGCCAAAGAAAAAGAATGCGGGGTGGATGGTACTGGAACAATGTGCCGGTACGGTCAAAAAGTTCGTGGTGTATTCGATTGGGCGGATCCTTCTGGAGATCTGGCGCAACATAGTGCGGGTCTGGAAGGTGGCGAAGCTGAGATTGCTGTGGAATTATCTGTTGACGCTGATTACTTTTTCGATAATCAACTTTTGGGTGACTCTGGGTCACCCGCTTCCGATACCGCTGCCTATCCACGTGATGATTTTGTGGATAGCCAAGGACTGGACGGTGTTTTTCAACTTGCAGGATATTCTTAACAAATACGAAGTGGCATCGATTGACTTATGGCCCGACGAGGACGCGGAATTTTTTTCCAGCCTTTTTGCCATGGTCTTCTGCATCTGGTGGGCCTTCAAGTTCAACTTCTTCCTGGCTGCCGTAATGTCTGGGCCGCCGATGTGGTTGGTCTGGGTGTGGTTGATGGTTAGATTTGAAAGAAGGCAAGTCCGAAAATTCGAGAAGCTGGAGAACTTCACTTGGCAGAGCGACAAAGACAGGACGAGAAGTGAGAACCAGCCGATGTCGTAA
- a CDS encoding M50 family metallopeptidase, whose product MHTLSAIGMLGLLIVVHELGHFLMARILGIKVSRFAIGFGPILWKVMLGKTEYSLRLLPFGGFVGFPEDDPDSGVDKNDPDLLANRPVVERAMVVAAGPLVNLIAPLFILATLFAIGGMPQTLNEPGVVILKVAKAGGAEVAGLRKKDVILRMADGPVSMPQEFSMRMGSISANQPVELQVSRDGRILVLQVTPDNQGKIGVVLAANAKTIYRQGTNPGELLMASVEGYGRIAAMTFESLGMLARGEAGIEDLAGPVGIVAVAAEASAARSLDLILIAALVSFNLGIFNLLPLPALDGFHLGCFALEAVRGKPLKENVLKAISNAGLVALMGLLVVLVAMDTLRLLEG is encoded by the coding sequence ATGCACACACTTTCCGCCATTGGCATGCTGGGTTTGCTCATTGTGGTTCATGAGCTGGGCCATTTTCTGATGGCACGTATTCTAGGCATTAAAGTTTCCCGGTTTGCCATCGGCTTCGGGCCGATACTCTGGAAAGTGATGCTCGGAAAAACTGAATACAGCCTGAGGCTGCTGCCTTTCGGGGGATTTGTCGGTTTTCCCGAAGACGACCCTGATAGCGGTGTAGATAAAAACGACCCGGATTTGCTGGCAAATAGACCGGTCGTCGAACGCGCGATGGTGGTGGCGGCCGGCCCGCTGGTGAATTTAATCGCACCTTTATTTATCTTAGCGACGCTTTTTGCCATAGGTGGGATGCCCCAGACATTGAATGAACCAGGCGTGGTCATCCTCAAAGTGGCAAAAGCTGGCGGTGCAGAGGTGGCGGGGTTGCGCAAAAAAGACGTGATCTTGCGGATGGCCGATGGGCCGGTGAGCATGCCGCAAGAGTTCTCCATGCGCATGGGGTCGATCTCAGCGAACCAACCAGTTGAACTGCAGGTAAGTCGAGACGGCCGAATCTTGGTGCTGCAGGTCACCCCCGACAACCAGGGGAAAATAGGTGTAGTTTTGGCGGCCAACGCCAAAACTATCTACCGGCAGGGGACGAATCCCGGAGAGCTGTTGATGGCCAGTGTGGAAGGATACGGGCGTATCGCGGCGATGACCTTCGAGAGCCTGGGGATGCTGGCGAGGGGAGAAGCGGGTATCGAAGATCTGGCCGGACCGGTCGGGATCGTGGCTGTAGCGGCGGAGGCAAGCGCGGCAAGATCTCTGGACTTGATCTTGATTGCAGCCCTGGTAAGCTTCAATCTCGGAATATTCAACCTGCTCCCGTTGCCGGCGCTCGACGGATTTCACCTGGGATGCTTTGCCTTGGAGGCGGTACGCGGCAAGCCTCTCAAAGAGAACGTACTCAAAGCGATCTCAAACGCGGGTTTGGTGGCCCTGATGGGCTTGCTGGTTGTGCTGGTGGCAATGGACACATTGAGGTTGCTCGAAGGGTAA
- a CDS encoding type IV secretory system conjugative DNA transfer family protein, whose product MVANKQGGYSSAAFADVRSLRMYYPLRHASEGGFRIGDLEIAKEDRTQHILVMGGTGAGKGVTLMIPNLIRDMMAGISTVFCDKKGEMYEFLSRVHTGLKKRKPGYNRLLLAFSPFDPTSTVCWNPIDSVRTVGEARDWAEIILNNSEVEDITGVSGGAAFYRNNERALLQSLILWVNNTEYRKVKRNNFAAIMKLLNLKAAKKAGQTQLRDRLIDKRFLIEVESRGGEARPAWEVIKDDLQDFFELDDKDTIGIIKGLKDRLSVFRDPRVAAATHKSELDLKRLGNEAITLVLNVPSDEGVKSELLAAMFLEGLIKNLRQCAVATPEKKCPVPVSIYADEAGNLGSFPLPDWLTLLRSYSISLIAVFQDLGQIRKKWGLNGADTILTNANVQVVLYNCGVEAAKYYSKKVGDAVTEKEVKGRSVARRGLAGNTVTKSENQKENLYPLMPAHAIDKMEVDGKIGIEYKADFFGRPLVDDKGRHILSRVRALVFTFKCRPTITWLYPFFSDKGKEILALMKEGESMPLRKPEGPLPALDYDEILSWDVSEGISPSGSKAPANMRRLKAPSEEALRGKPPKRNAAGTQAGKGERNKSTPVSAEVAQAAAAVEAALCPYPKTAICPRCGGEEHLLALRVNPIKSAHEYFCKNDGTHIFDAKIIKSLEAASNIG is encoded by the coding sequence ATGGTGGCCAACAAGCAAGGGGGATACTCCAGCGCGGCCTTCGCGGACGTCCGCTCCTTGCGAATGTATTACCCACTGCGGCACGCCAGCGAAGGGGGATTTCGCATCGGCGACCTCGAAATTGCTAAGGAAGACCGCACCCAACACATTTTGGTGATGGGTGGCACCGGGGCGGGCAAAGGCGTGACCTTGATGATCCCCAACTTAATCCGAGACATGATGGCCGGCATATCGACGGTCTTTTGCGACAAAAAAGGGGAGATGTATGAATTTCTCAGCCGGGTGCACACCGGTCTCAAGAAGCGCAAACCCGGCTACAATCGCCTGCTGCTGGCTTTTTCTCCGTTCGATCCGACGAGCACCGTTTGCTGGAACCCGATCGACAGCGTGCGCACCGTCGGCGAAGCGAGGGATTGGGCCGAAATTATCCTCAACAATTCAGAAGTTGAGGACATCACTGGTGTGTCGGGAGGGGCAGCCTTCTACCGTAACAACGAGCGGGCGCTGCTGCAGTCACTCATTCTCTGGGTCAACAACACTGAGTACCGTAAGGTGAAGCGTAACAACTTCGCGGCCATCATGAAGCTGTTGAATCTAAAGGCGGCCAAAAAAGCCGGGCAGACCCAGTTGCGCGACAGGCTGATCGACAAGAGATTTCTCATCGAAGTCGAATCGAGAGGAGGGGAGGCACGACCCGCTTGGGAGGTTATCAAAGATGACCTGCAAGATTTTTTTGAACTCGACGACAAAGATACCATCGGCATCATCAAGGGTCTTAAAGATCGACTGTCGGTATTTAGAGATCCGCGGGTGGCGGCGGCGACGCACAAAAGCGAATTGGATCTCAAGCGCCTGGGCAACGAAGCCATCACCTTGGTGCTCAATGTGCCGAGCGACGAGGGTGTCAAGTCCGAGCTGCTCGCGGCGATGTTCCTAGAAGGACTGATCAAAAACCTCAGGCAGTGTGCAGTGGCCACTCCCGAGAAAAAATGCCCGGTGCCTGTCTCAATTTACGCGGACGAGGCGGGCAATCTCGGCAGTTTCCCATTGCCGGACTGGCTTACCCTGCTTAGAAGCTACAGCATCAGCTTGATCGCTGTGTTCCAAGATCTAGGCCAGATCCGTAAAAAATGGGGGCTCAACGGTGCCGACACCATTCTCACCAATGCCAATGTACAGGTGGTGCTCTACAACTGCGGAGTGGAAGCGGCCAAGTACTATTCCAAAAAAGTCGGAGACGCCGTTACAGAGAAGGAGGTGAAGGGCCGGTCGGTGGCCAGACGCGGGCTCGCGGGCAACACCGTCACCAAAAGTGAAAATCAAAAAGAAAATCTCTACCCGCTGATGCCTGCGCACGCCATCGACAAGATGGAGGTGGACGGAAAAATAGGCATCGAGTACAAGGCCGACTTTTTCGGCAGGCCGCTCGTCGATGACAAGGGCAGACACATTCTAAGCCGCGTGCGTGCCCTTGTGTTCACCTTCAAATGCCGACCGACGATCACATGGTTGTACCCGTTTTTTAGCGACAAAGGCAAAGAGATCCTAGCATTAATGAAGGAGGGAGAATCAATGCCGCTGAGAAAACCGGAAGGGCCTCTCCCGGCGCTCGACTACGACGAGATATTGAGCTGGGATGTAAGCGAAGGCATCTCGCCAAGCGGCTCAAAAGCACCAGCGAATATGAGACGTCTAAAAGCACCGAGCGAAGAAGCGCTGAGGGGCAAACCGCCAAAACGTAATGCTGCGGGGACACAGGCGGGCAAAGGCGAGAGGAACAAGAGCACACCTGTGTCCGCTGAGGTGGCCCAAGCGGCGGCGGCAGTGGAAGCAGCACTCTGCCCGTACCCGAAAACGGCGATTTGCCCAAGGTGCGGCGGCGAAGAGCATCTGCTTGCCCTTCGGGTCAATCCGATCAAGTCCGCACACGAGTATTTTTGCAAAAATGATGGAACACATATTTTCGATGCAAAAATAATAAAATCTTTGGAAGCGGCGAGTAATATCGGTTGA
- a CDS encoding DUF192 domain-containing protein — protein sequence MQTLEGRQNRKAIWFWSALATSGLSAILALTWLWSSRQNDIVAQQLPIKATVEIGGRMFYLEVARTKRERQIGLMGRSQLAPQRGMLFIFEGPEKAKFWMKDTKIALDMIFVSRGQVVDVVQMAPPCKTTICQVYGGEKLADSVIEVAGGTWQKLGLSIGHPIQIKRKE from the coding sequence GTGCAGACGCTTGAGGGAAGACAAAATCGTAAAGCGATATGGTTTTGGTCGGCCTTGGCCACTTCCGGATTATCGGCGATCCTCGCACTCACCTGGTTATGGTCGTCGAGGCAAAATGACATTGTGGCTCAGCAACTACCTATCAAAGCGACAGTGGAGATCGGCGGCCGAATGTTTTATCTCGAAGTGGCGCGTACAAAGCGAGAGCGGCAAATCGGTTTGATGGGCCGCTCTCAATTGGCCCCGCAGCGGGGGATGCTATTCATATTTGAAGGACCAGAAAAAGCTAAATTCTGGATGAAAGATACTAAGATCGCTCTCGACATGATCTTTGTAAGTCGCGGGCAGGTGGTTGATGTTGTTCAAATGGCGCCTCCGTGCAAGACGACCATCTGCCAAGTGTACGGAGGGGAAAAATTAGCAGACTCGGTTATCGAGGTGGCTGGGGGAACATGGCAAAAATTGGGGCTTAGTATAGGTCACCCAATACAGATTAAACGAAAGGAATGA
- a CDS encoding malectin domain-containing carbohydrate-binding protein — translation MIPISWAWIRQARLTLVGPLQYSFFAALLFALAPVTPGHAQSVLFRADSGSTVTYSGTNGDWAADAQFSGGNAEDFGNLSIANTDNDPLYDTERWGAFSYNVPVGDGSVRLKLYFSENYHNGAGQRKFAVRAEGKTLLEEFDVYAAAGGKYKAIGREFDVQVTDGTLNVEFVVGSKSNPFVNALEVASNSSSSAVSVSLKGLPGAISAGVPINVEAVVTTASASAAKVVFKLDGKEVKTENQPAYCLGGGNGPCLDYSTKGLSSGSHTLVATATVDGKTYSSPTASFTIASSSGSTAKYPISFSDKYVGPKRGTSASVDAVLDAIGAPGRPGNDGATWSTEVWSTSQAGDEFSREIIGFYLANGIEPTISSSKTVKVQTYSGVTYGPSLSPRDGIDKDAADNKPLPDEEDWPHLRVPTDYFKDGNPMPEPFLPYVGEGQGGYWYHVGDESQPLREVWDSPLCYGDDNVKFSTVNDADSSVSGTQPILQIKFTIPPDYQPVFRNDGDNPAIIAGRQADGRGAMTEIYHASEGTGSYAGDLGSCYDNGTNTYPYPLEGASNAASKEKYAAKLITPSDASRVAKGEIKHFDHPIGFASYKHLQAVVPPSQSRDKGMDFKKGGDWGWLMYGSRVRLMLSDSDIDALTSNLMVRAMLKTYNRHAGVKMDGSGFVGHQVQMRASLTEADLAPFGGAAGVNEELDRVFKDSRVKENWALVIPPMWPTRLDDPASDSVALPDKVTDLQEFKARKLKRAS, via the coding sequence ATGATACCCATTTCATGGGCCTGGATCCGTCAGGCCCGTTTGACGCTGGTTGGGCCTCTTCAATACTCGTTCTTCGCGGCCCTGCTTTTTGCCTTGGCACCGGTGACACCCGGCCATGCCCAGTCCGTGTTATTTCGGGCCGACTCGGGCTCGACTGTAACGTACAGCGGCACCAACGGCGATTGGGCCGCCGACGCGCAGTTCAGCGGTGGCAATGCGGAGGATTTCGGCAATTTGTCGATCGCCAACACCGACAACGATCCTCTGTATGATACCGAACGGTGGGGGGCTTTTAGTTACAACGTGCCTGTCGGAGACGGCTCAGTTCGACTGAAGCTGTATTTCTCGGAGAATTACCACAACGGCGCCGGGCAGCGCAAGTTCGCTGTCCGGGCCGAGGGCAAAACCCTCCTCGAAGAATTCGACGTATACGCCGCCGCTGGGGGCAAATACAAGGCGATCGGCCGTGAGTTCGACGTGCAGGTTACAGACGGAACGCTCAACGTCGAATTTGTGGTGGGCTCCAAGTCCAACCCCTTTGTCAATGCCTTAGAAGTGGCCTCGAATTCCTCTTCTTCGGCAGTATCCGTGAGCCTCAAGGGACTGCCGGGCGCTATCTCCGCCGGTGTGCCCATCAACGTCGAGGCCGTCGTCACGACGGCCTCGGCTTCCGCGGCCAAGGTCGTCTTCAAGCTGGACGGCAAAGAGGTCAAAACCGAAAACCAACCCGCCTACTGTCTAGGAGGGGGCAACGGCCCGTGCCTGGACTACTCCACTAAGGGCCTGTCGTCGGGCAGCCATACCCTGGTGGCCACCGCAACGGTAGATGGCAAAACCTACAGTTCGCCCACTGCGAGCTTTACGATCGCCTCTTCCTCGGGTTCGACCGCGAAGTACCCGATTTCCTTTAGCGATAAGTACGTCGGTCCCAAGCGGGGAACCTCGGCGAGCGTAGATGCAGTACTCGATGCTATTGGCGCGCCGGGCAGACCAGGTAACGATGGGGCGACCTGGAGTACCGAAGTCTGGTCGACTAGCCAGGCAGGTGACGAATTCTCGCGCGAGATTATCGGGTTCTACCTGGCCAACGGAATCGAACCGACAATCTCCTCCTCCAAGACGGTCAAGGTCCAGACCTATTCTGGGGTGACTTACGGCCCGAGTCTGAGCCCGCGCGACGGCATCGACAAAGACGCGGCCGACAACAAACCGCTGCCGGACGAAGAAGACTGGCCACACCTGCGGGTGCCGACCGACTACTTCAAAGACGGCAACCCGATGCCTGAACCGTTTCTGCCCTACGTGGGCGAGGGGCAGGGCGGCTACTGGTACCACGTTGGCGACGAATCGCAGCCCCTGCGCGAAGTGTGGGACTCGCCTTTGTGCTACGGCGACGATAATGTCAAATTCAGCACGGTCAATGATGCCGACTCCTCAGTGAGCGGCACCCAGCCGATTCTGCAGATCAAATTCACCATCCCGCCAGACTACCAGCCGGTATTTCGCAACGACGGCGACAACCCGGCGATTATTGCCGGGCGCCAGGCGGACGGGCGCGGCGCCATGACGGAGATCTATCACGCTTCCGAGGGCACGGGCTCCTACGCAGGCGATCTCGGCAGCTGCTACGACAACGGGACCAATACCTACCCCTACCCGCTGGAGGGGGCCAGCAACGCCGCTTCCAAGGAAAAATACGCGGCTAAGCTGATCACTCCGTCGGACGCCTCGCGGGTAGCCAAGGGTGAGATCAAGCACTTCGATCACCCGATCGGATTCGCTTCTTATAAGCACCTGCAGGCGGTCGTGCCCCCCAGCCAGAGCCGCGACAAAGGCATGGATTTCAAGAAAGGCGGCGACTGGGGCTGGTTGATGTACGGCTCCCGGGTGCGCCTGATGCTGAGCGATTCTGATATCGACGCCCTTACCTCCAATTTGATGGTGCGGGCCATGCTCAAAACCTATAACCGCCACGCCGGCGTGAAGATGGATGGCTCTGGCTTCGTGGGTCATCAGGTGCAGATGCGCGCTTCGCTTACCGAAGCGGATCTGGCACCCTTCGGTGGAGCCGCGGGGGTCAACGAAGAACTCGACAGAGTCTTCAAGGACAGCCGGGTCAAAGAAAACTGGGCGCTGGTAATCCCACCGATGTGGCCAACGCGCCTCGACGATCCGGCCAGTGATTCGGTCGCACTGCCGGACAAGGTGACCGACCTGCAAGAGTTCAAAGCGCGCAAACTCAAACGCGCTTCTTGA
- a CDS encoding SBBP repeat-containing protein gives MGSSPGDQQARGVAADSQGNIYVAGSFTGADSNLFGKPIESNGGADAFLARFAAGSCTPDWLVTFGGRGTDYGLDVDVDSRTGEPVFVGTVAEGAKLGTFEAPKGGTFATRLEAQSGETVWVWFSEGGGGNEVALDSSGNTHVALNTSENIEIGGVRYTSQGRDAYLVKLSPTGAVLWSRQVGGPGEEQGRGIEIAPDGGALLAGFFEQSLTNGPSLTSKGGQDVFLIKYSPSGSIAFSRSWGSDQDDTARGVAADSQGIYLAGTFFGRLDFGTSLTIESEGAQDVFVGALDLAGNPRWLKRIGGTSADEGGEVEVSGGALYVAGQYSGGRAEFAQLELPKAEGSYDLFTGALNPGDGEALWVYQNSASRGNEINYGIAHDLPADRVITVGHYTKSGEIGGVAVENAGGLDAYLSVVSTP, from the coding sequence GTGGGTAGCTCCCCAGGCGATCAGCAGGCCCGGGGTGTCGCTGCCGATAGTCAGGGCAATATCTATGTTGCTGGTAGTTTTACCGGGGCCGATTCAAATCTATTCGGCAAGCCAATCGAATCGAACGGTGGAGCGGACGCTTTTTTGGCGCGCTTCGCTGCAGGCTCGTGCACTCCCGACTGGCTAGTCACTTTTGGCGGCCGGGGGACCGACTACGGCCTGGACGTGGACGTTGATTCACGTACGGGCGAACCGGTGTTCGTGGGCACCGTGGCTGAAGGGGCAAAGCTGGGTACGTTCGAGGCGCCCAAAGGAGGAACGTTCGCCACACGCCTGGAGGCGCAGAGCGGCGAAACGGTATGGGTATGGTTCAGCGAGGGCGGCGGCGGCAACGAAGTCGCCCTCGACAGTTCCGGCAACACCCACGTTGCACTCAACACCTCCGAGAATATCGAAATCGGTGGGGTGCGCTATACCTCCCAGGGCCGCGACGCCTACCTGGTCAAACTCAGCCCAACCGGTGCGGTGCTCTGGTCGCGGCAGGTAGGAGGCCCCGGTGAAGAGCAGGGCCGCGGGATCGAAATTGCCCCAGACGGTGGGGCGCTGCTGGCTGGTTTTTTTGAACAGTCGCTCACCAATGGTCCATCCTTGACATCCAAAGGTGGCCAGGACGTCTTTTTAATCAAATACAGCCCTAGCGGGTCGATTGCTTTCTCCCGCTCCTGGGGAAGCGACCAAGACGATACCGCCCGGGGAGTGGCAGCCGATAGCCAAGGAATCTACCTGGCTGGGACGTTTTTCGGTCGGCTCGATTTTGGCACCAGCCTGACTATCGAATCGGAAGGCGCCCAGGACGTGTTCGTCGGTGCGCTGGATCTTGCTGGCAATCCCAGATGGCTAAAGCGCATTGGCGGAACATCGGCTGACGAAGGTGGCGAGGTGGAAGTAAGCGGCGGCGCCCTCTATGTTGCCGGGCAATATTCCGGGGGGCGCGCCGAATTTGCGCAGTTGGAATTACCCAAGGCGGAAGGTTCCTACGACTTGTTTACCGGAGCCTTAAATCCTGGCGACGGCGAAGCGCTCTGGGTGTATCAAAATTCCGCTTCGCGCGGCAACGAAATCAACTATGGCATCGCCCACGACCTGCCGGCTGACCGGGTGATCACCGTTGGTCATTACACCAAAAGTGGCGAGATAGGCGGCGTGGCGGTGGAAAACGCAGGCGGCCTCGACGCTTACCTGAGCGTCGTAAGCACTCCCTGA